The genomic interval TAATAAACAAGTGATTTTGCAAGGCAAATTATACATAAAAGAGCCTTATACTAAAAAGGGTATTCATTATGATGAAAGAGTGGATTTTGATAAGGTCATAGAATACTTTATGGCTAAGGGTGAGTTTGTAATGAAGCCAATTTATGTTAGTGAATTAAGAAGTGATATTAAAGCGTATTATTATAAGGTGCCTAGCAATGAATACTTTATGATGGGTGATAATCGCGACCACTCAAATGATAGCCGCTTTTGGGGAAGTGTAGATTATAAATATATTGAAGGTAAGCCTTGGTTTGTTTATCTAAGCTGGGATGATGATTATAATATCCGCTGGGAAAGAATGTTTAAAAGCGTTGATATCTTAGAAAACGATGAAAGATATATCCATCACGAAATAAGCGATATTAATTCTCTTGATTAATAGCTAGGAACTATCCTAGCTTTAAATTTATAATATTTTTTAGTATATTTTATATGGACATAATCAGGACTACTTTTATAGTATAACTTCATAAAATATTTAAGGAGTTTGTATGAAAAAGTATTTTCCAAAGGACAAGGCTGAATTATCAAGACTAGTTAAAAATCCAAAAATAGATTTAAAGCTAATTGATACAAGCGTAATTACTGATATGAGCTATCTTTTTAAGAATAGTTTAAGAGCTGATTTAGCTGATATAAACCACTGGGATTTTAGCAATGTTTTAAGCGTTAAAGCTATGTTTGAAAACGCCATACTAACAAAGGAAAATTGCCTAAACACTAATAAATGCAAGGATTTTTCTTATATTTTCAATCAAACAAATCTAGCTTTAGATGGTATGGGTAAAATCACCACTAAAATCAGCCTTGATATGAAAAGTTGTGAAGAGTTTAGGTTTTTTATGGTTGGGGTGGATATGGATTATGATAATTTAGAGCTTAAAAACCTAAATCTAAAAAAGCTTAGTGAAAGCCCATTTTTTGATATTTATCGCCATAGTCATAAATCATACAAAGATTTTTTACTCCGTCACGCAAACATTAGAAAAAACGGCGAAAAATATCAGCCCAAAAACAGATTTGAGCTAAAACTTTTGGTATTTTGCATAGATGATTTAAGCCTTATTGATACTTCTAGGATAATTAATTTGAGTTTTGTTTTTGATGGTAGCACTAGGAGTGATTTTAGTGGCTTAAAATCGTGGGAGCTTGGGCAAGTTAGAGATACTTCATATATGTTTAAAACGCCATAAATCTAAAAAGCCTTCCTAAGCTAGTATTTAATAAGCTTAAAAGTGCTGAAGGTATGTTTCACGGATGCAAAAACCTTATAAGCCTTGATATGCATATCACAAAAAAGCCACACAGTTTTTCAAATTATCTAAGAAACACTAAAAGAATGTTTAAAAACTGCACTAATTTAAGGTATATAAATAAGCTTGATTTAAAAGGCGTTGAGAATGCTGATGAAATGTTTATGGGTTGTCTTAGTCTAAAACATCCTAGAGTTATATTTTCTAGTGATTTATATTCTTTAAGAGATATTCATACAAACTCAAGCGTAGTTTTTAATGAACTTTTAATAAGGCTTAACGCAGAATGCAAGGTCGCAAAAACTAGTTCTTATAAGTTTATAGATATGGTTTATGATAGGGGGATTTTTGATGTTTATGAAGAGTTATGCGATACAAATGATAAGATTTATAGAACTTGGGTGGTAAATCGTTGGAACGCTAGAAGTTTTATAAGATATGGTAAGGATACATTATTTAAAGATGAACTTTATAACAAGGCAAAGAAGCTTTTACATAAAGGTGGCTTGGTAGACGCAATGTATCTAAGCCTTAAACTTGGCATTGATACGACTAGAGCAAATACCATTCTTCATCATTTAGAGTATAAAAACTTTTTAGATATAAAGGCTAGAAAAATACTAAAAAAGATAACAAATCTTAGCCCAAGGGGTGATGGGATTTTGCATATCATAAGTGCTAATAAATATGATTTTGTTTGTAAGGGTGATAGTAGGGTGCTTGAAGAGATTTTTTATAATGATGAATATTGTGATGAGTTTTATAAGCAAATTTGTAAATACAAGGCTTTAAAGATAGTTGAGTATAAAATGTTTTATAAGTTTGAGCCTAAAGATGTCGTAGCGGTAAGGCTTCACAGGGATTTTAGCAGTGATGAATATAGGGAATTTTTAGGCTATTATGTGGGAGATAGCATCCCATCAAAATTAACTTTTAAGATTTATGAAGATCCAAGAGCAAAAGATGAAATGATAGTTTTTAAGGAGTTGAAATGATAGAACAGGTAAAAGAACTTTATGCAAAAAACCCAAGCATAGCCTATGTGCAAAGAGAATTAGGCATAGGTTATGAAACAGCACGAGAGCTAGTAGAAAGTATAAAAGATGAAATGGCTACTGAAGAAGAATACCAACCAACAAACGAAATCATAAGCCTCTTAGATGAGATTTGTATGGTATGTAAAGATGGTGGAAATGTTAGGATATATAAGAGTTTTGATGAAATACAAGGCTTTAACACCCCAACGATATTACATATCATACATAATGATGATTTAGGAATGTTTGAACTCTTAGAATTCCAAGAAAGGTTGCAAGATGATGAAATATATTACAATACCCATTATGATCCTAAAAGCGATTTAAAGATAATAGCGATTAGCAAGGAGTAAAGATGAATGAGACTAAAAGTGAGATTAAATTTAATCTAAGCGATGAAAATCCAGTAGGTTCTAATGTCTCAAGTTTTAGTGCTTTGGCAAGTGAATTAGAACTTAGCATACCTGATTATCAACGCCCTTATGTATGGGAGATAAAGCAAACAAGAATGCTTTTAAAAGATATTGAAAATACTAAAGATGGAGCCTTGCTGGGCTCTATTATTTTGCATAAAACTGAAAATAAAGCAGATGATGGCAAAACAATTTATGAAGTAATAGACGGACAGCAAAGACTAACTACAATTAAGCTTATTTTAATGGCTTCTTTAAACAACCATAATAATTTAAAAGAACTTTTAGAAAAATATAATAACTATTTAAAAGATGTAAGCTTTTTTCATAAAATTTCTCAAGATAATATCAAGACTAATTACGAGTATATTAAAAACTATTTGAGTAATGAAGATAAGGCTAAAGATTTTTTAGAAAATCTAGAAAAAACTCAATTTATAATAGTAGCTACAACAAATGCCGATGATGCTTTTATATTTTTTGACAATACCAACTCAAAAGGCAAAAAGCTAGAAAGTTATGATTTAATCAAAGCTTTTCATTTACAAAGTTTAAGCCAAAAAAGCACATTTTTAGAAAATAATGAAGCTAGGTATTTTGAAAAGCTAATAAAACAGCAAGATTATCCTAATTCTCTTGATATTTCTTATTTTATAAATAGTATTCTAACTCCGATTAGATTATGGACTAGAGGTAAAAAAATATACAAAGGCTTTAATAAACTAAGTTTTGCTGAGTTTTGCAAAGAAGATTTAGACAATATATCAAAATATGACAATGGTATTATGAGGGATTTTGCGATAGGTAGTGAGTTTTTTGAATATTTTAGAAAATACGCAAAAATACTTGAGTATGTAAAAAGCTTAGATTTTTTAAAAGATTTAAATAATCCAGATATTAAAAGTAAGGTAAATATTTTAACAGGCGTTAGAATGTGCTTGGTGGCTTATATAGATAAGTTTAATTGTGCTAATTTTGATTATGTAGCCTTGCTAATTACTAGAGCTGTTTATTCGCAAAGGATAGTTGAAGGTAGTATTAGTTGCTCAAAAAATGCTTTAGATATTTTAAAAATCATTCATTTTAGCACCTATGAAAGTGATTTGGCTAATCAGTTAGAGCTTTTTATAGAAAAGTGCTATCAAGAAGAAAAAAACGAGCATAAAGGTGCAGAAAGAAACGAAAGTAAAAAATATTTAGAAGAAATACGTGAAAAATACGAAAAATATGGAATTTTAGGTCATTACTTAGGAGAGCAAAATGGAGCAAAATAAAAAATACAAACAAGTTAAAAAAGCAATATCAGTAATTTGCACTATCAATAAACTAAATGAAAAAAACAATAATATACAATTTAAGAAAACTTTTACAATCCCTCCTTATCAAAGGCTTTATGCTTGGAAAGATGAGCAAATAAAAGCTCTTTTAGATGATTTTAGAAATTGTATTGAGCATAATAACAAGCAAGAAGATGAAAGTAATGAAAAATCTCATTTTATAGGTAATGTTGTAGTAGCTAAAAAAGAAGAGAAAAATGAGCTTATAGATGGACAGCAAAGACTGACTACTATTTGGCTAGTTTTAAGGTATTTGTTAAAAAAAGATTTTAAGGCAGAAGATTATTTTGATATAGAAATGCCTATTAGAGAAGAAGATATTCAAGCGATAAATGAATATTGCGGTAGTAATAATAAAGATTTAGATGAGTGTTTTAATGACGCAAATAACACTAACGCAGGTTTTAAAAATGCTTTTAAATTTTTTGAAGCATATTTTAGTAAAGATGGTAAAGATTTAAAAAAAGAATTTATTAATTTTATAAAAAAAGAAGTTAAGTTTAATTTAGTTATTTTAAGTGACCAAGTAGAGCTAAATAAATACTTTGTAAGAATGAATAACACAGGCGTTCAGCTTGATGGCACAGATATTTTAAAGGCAAGATTATTAGAAAAAATACATAGTGATGAGAATACACAAAATGAAGTTACAAAATACGCTAGGATATTTGATGAATGTTCGCAGATGAATTATTTTTCAGATTTTGGTTTTGTAAATAATAGTGAGAACAATAACATGATAGGTGAGAGCCAAAAAATTGAAAAAATAATTCAATGGCATAAAATAAGTAAAAAAGAAGATAAGAAAAAAGAACGAGCCGAGTTTGAGAGTATAATTGATTTTCCTACTTTTGTTTTGCATGTTTTTAAGATTTTATCAAGGCAAGAATTAAAAGAAGGATCTGATAAAAAGATTTTCAAAATAGGAACACAAATATCAATAAAAAAAGATAAATTCCTTGAAAATACTTGGGATTGTTTAGAATTTAATAATAATTGTGGAGCAAAAATAGCGATAAAAATAATAAGTGCATTAAAAGATTATAGAATCATCTTTGATACCTTTGTGATAAAAAGAAAATCTGATGATGATGAAAATGTGTATAAGTTATGGAATAGATTTAAAAAGAATGATAAAAATATTTGGGATGAAGTGAAAGATGATAAAAAAGATGATTTAAAAAATTTAGCAATTATTCAAAACTATCTAAGAGTAGCAAGGCGTGGAGATAATGCCAACTACCACCACTTTTTAACGCATTATTTAGAATTTTGTAAAAACGAAATCGTAGAAAAGCAAAAAGAAATAACTAATGAAAATTGTTTGGATAAGTTAAAAGATAATGATAATGCAGATAATCTTAGAAAATATCTAAAAAACATTGATGATTTCTTGGCTTGCAAAATGATTGAAGATGGTTCAAATTTAATTTATACTTTAAAAGATTTTGAAAATAAACCTTGTGAAAAACAAAATATAAATTTTGATTTTTTAAACTACAATAATCGTGGAAATTATAAAATAAATCTTACTTATTGGTTTCACCGTTTGGAATATTATTTATTAATTGGTAATTATTATACAAATCAAGAATTAGGAGCAGATTTTAAAGAGAAGTTTGAAAAATATAAAAGTGGCTATTATTTTAGAAATATTAATTCGGTAGAGCATATCTTAGCCCAGCATGAAGAAGAACAAACTAATAATAAAATAGATAAAAATGTTTTGCATTCGTTTGGCAATTTAGCCCTTATTAGCTCTAGCGAGAACTCTAGCCTAAGCAACCAAGGATATGAAAAGAAAAGAATAGATTTTAACAATAATAAAATTATAAGTTTAAAACTATTTGATGTATTTAAAAATGAAAAATATAAAGAAGGTAAATGGTTATCAAAGCAAATTAAAGACCACCAAAATGCAATGCTAAAAGTCTTACAAAAATCATTTGAAAATACATAAAATAAATTCAAATACACGAGATGAATTTATTTCGTGTATTTTTAATCTAATTTAAATAATTTTACGAGAGTGAAGTTCTTAAACCAAATATAAAATTAAAATGAAATTCCTAATTCAAATTCTAAAAAAAATTTTTAAAAAATCACATATGGACATAATCAGGACTACCCATTTGCTACAATCCTTTTACATCTTATAAAAAAGGATAAAAAATGAAAGAACGCATTTTAAAAATGAAAAAGGATTTAAGCCTTGGGCTTGTTGGTAAAGATGAGATTATAAATCTTAGTATTTTGTGCTTTTTAGCAGGTGAGAGTGTGTTTTACTATGGACCTCCTGGAACTGCAAAAAGCTTGGTAGCTAGAAGAATTAGCAATATTTTTAAAGACGCAAATTATTTTGAATATCTTATGAATAGATTTAGCACTCCTGAAGAAGTCTTTGGACCATTATCGCTTACTTCACTTAAAAACGATGAGCTAAAACGCCAAATTGAAGGTTTTTTGCCAACTTCTAATGTGGTGTTTTTAGATGAGATTTGGAAAAGCTCACCTGCAATACTCAACACGCTTTTAACGATAATTAACGAAAAAATCTATAAAAATGGCAAAGATATAATAGATGTGCCTTTGCTTGGACTTATTGCTGCAAGTAATGAATTCCCTGATGAAGGAGAAGGATTAGAAGCATTATATGACAGGTTTTTAATGAGACTTGTAGTGCCAAGACTTACTCAAAAAAGAGATTTAACAAAGCTTTTAAATGGTAATGAACAAGGTGCAAATGTAGATATTACAAATGCTTTTAGCCTAGATGAATTAAAAATGATAAAAGAATATTCTCTTAAAGTAAGGCTTGGTAAAGAAGTAATAGACGCGATAATTGATATTAAAAAAGAATTAGCAAAGATTGAAATAGATGTAAGCGAAAGAAGGCTTTTAAAGGCTATTAAGATAATAAAAACTAGCGTTTATTTAAGCGGTAGAGATGAGATGATTTGCGAGGATTTAGAGCTTTTGAAGCATTGTTTTTGGACTAATTTAGATGATATAAAATCAGTCAGTGATATTATTGATAAATACACTAAAAGTGAGTTTTTGAAAAACGCAAATAAGAACATAGAGCTAAATAGTGAATTTTATAAATACATAAACTCAATGCTAGTTAGTAAATTTCCTGATATTAAAAGTATCCCAAATGATAGTGGTTTAAGCACTTTTTATCTAGCAGTGCATTCAGATGTGCTTAATAAAAAGCTTGATTTAATCTTTAATCCTAGTAATGCTTTTAGCGTAAATGAGTTAGGTGATATTAATTTTAAATTAGATATGAATAGTGTTTTTTTGGCTAAAGATAATAAAATTATAGAAAAAATCCCACTTAAATCAAACGATATAAGATTTATAAAAATGGGCTTTAATGCTGTATGCGACAAGCTTGAAAGTGTAGAATTAAACAGCGGAACTTATGAAAATATTTTCTTAGGGTTTAGCATAAAGCTTGGTATGGATAATAAAGAAGAGCTTTTAAGCATTGCAAAAACTATGAGAGATAATCTATGATAGAAGATATTAGAAATTATAGAACCGCTATTTTTAGTAGTGAAAATATATTGGCTAAAAATATAAATGATGAATATTTTAATGCTTGTTTGGATGTTTTTGCAAAATTTAGCAAGGATTTTGGTTTTATAAAATACGGCGATACTGAAAATATTAAGCAGATTTTAAGCGATATAGAATGCCTTTTTGATAGTGAATTAAAAAGGCAAAATCTATTAGAATTAGTACATTTTGCTAAAAATGCTTATCAAAATTATAAAAAGCACTTGCAAGATAATATTAAAGAAAATAATGCTTTTTTAAATGAATATGAGCAAATAGATAACCTTAAACAAACAAAAGATGATTTACAAGAGCAAAATGAAGAAGAAAATCAATACGCCGAAAACAAAGAAGAATATAATGAAGCTACAAGCAACCAAAATAAAAAGAAAAAACCAATAAAAACTAAAAACAAAAATCAAAAAGACAAACAAAATCAAGAAAATGAAAATTTAGAAAATTTTAAAAATGAAGAAAATAATTTATCTAAAGAATATGATTGTCTAAATCAAGAAAATAAAGAAGAAAACCTTGAAGAAGTAAAAGATGATTTACAAGAGCAAAATGAAGAAAATCAAAGCACTAAAAATAGCGAAGAATTAAATAATAAAAGTAAAAATAAAAATCCAAGAAAAAATAAAAGCAAAAATCAAGAAATTTCTAAAGAACAAAACGAAGAGCAAAATCAAGAAGAGATTTTAAGTGATGATGAATTAGATGAGTTAGAGCAAGAACTAAATGAGATTTTAAAAGTTTTAGAGTTTTTAAATGATGAAAGCGATGTAGATAATAATAGTAATCAAGAAAATACTAAAAATCAGCAAAGTTCAAGCACTCAAACACCACAAATAAATCCTAAAAAACGAGATTTAAAAAATTTTAAAAAACGAATGCAGGATTTTTTTAGCGATAGAGGCGTAGGTGGCGAAAAAGACATAGTAAAAGCCTCACATTCATATAGAAATGACAATATCAAAAAAAGTGAAATAAAAAGGCTTTGCAAGATGATTTGCGAAGGTTTTGGCATAGGAGTAAGTAAAAACGATAAGCATAATTTAGGTTATGAATTAGATGGAATTACAAGCTCTGATATACTTAAAAACGCCTTGCCAAGTGAGTTTGCCTTGCTAAATGATAGCTTAGCCGAAAATCTATTTTTTGCTAAGTTTTGTGAAAAATCCCTTAGCACTTGGCTAAATAAATCAAGTGATAAAGGCAAAATCAGCCCACTAATAATAGCTATTGATAATAGTGGCAGTATGAGTGGAGCTCCTGAAATGGTGGCTAAAACGGTAGGGTATTATCTAATAAATGAATGCAAACAACACAAAAAAGAGTGTATTTTAATTCTAGCTGGAAGTGGAGAGAATATAAAAACATCTAAAAAGCACGGCTATGATGAATTGCTTTATGCCCTATCAAAATACAAAGCTAGTGGGGGTTATGATATAGATTGGGTTTTAAAGGCAAGTTTAAAAAAGGCAAGAGAATACAACAATAAAGCAAACCTATTAGCTATAAGTGATTTTTGTATAGGAGATGTATTTTTAAGAGATATTCAAGATGAGTTAAATGCTGTGAAAAGCTATGCACTTTTTATATCGTTTTTTGGTGGGAATAGGTTTGATGTAGTGGGCTTTCATAAGTATTTTTTATATGATAATTATAATCATACTATAAATGTTTTAGAGCGTAAAGATAGAGAAGAAAAGCTAAAAAGGAAAATAAGATGAAAAAAGTAAAAACAGCAATTGAATTAAAAGCACTTTGTGATGATTTGAATACTAATTTGCATGATATTGATACGAGTTTAATTACTGATATGAGCGAGCTTTTTAAAGATAGTTCTAGGAGTGATTTTAGCTTTATAAATACTTGGGATACTAGCAATGTTGTTAATATGAGCTCTATGTTTGAAAACTGCATAAATCTAAACGAAAAGCTTGAAATTGATGTGAGATTTTTAAAATATGCGGATAAGATGTTTTATAACTGCACTAATTTGGATTTAAGAAATATAAGTTTTAAGAATTTTGATGTTTCAAATCTTAATTCATTAGCTGGAATGCTAGTTGGTTGCATAAATAGAGCTGAATTTATTACAAGATATCTTAAGCTTAATTTTCTAAATGGTCTTTTGCTTCCTAATAATACTTCTGAATTAGAGTTTATCCTAAACGATAACACCATACCGCTAAATCTTATTGATATAAGCAGATTAACTAATACTGATTTTGTTTTTAAACACAGCGATAGGACTGATTTTAAAGGGGTTGAGAGCTGGAGTAATGTAAATTCTTATACTTTTGCTAATTCTAAGGCAAGTGATGAACTTTTAAAAACTTTAAATATAAAAGCCATTATTGTAAATTTTAAATATAGACCTACAACAAAAGATGAATTAATAGAACTTATAAAAGATGAAAATATTTATCTAGGAGATATTGATACGAGCCTAATAACTGATATGAGTTATTTGTTTTACAGAATTAATCGTAGGAATTTTTCAGGAATTAATAAATGGAATACAAGCAATGTTACAAATATGGCAGGTATGTTTTATGGTTGTATTTATTTTAATGAAAGTCTTAGTCTTGATACGAGAAATGTTACTAATATGGTGGGTATGTTTTATGGTTGCGAAAGTTTTAATCAAAAACTTTATTTTAATACTTCTAATGTAGAGAGTATGAAAACTATGTTTTGTGGATGTAGTAAGTTTAATCAAAAACTTGATTTTGATACTAAAAAAGTGAAATATTTTTCTAGTATGTTTGATAACTGTAGTAGTTGTACTCAAGTTTATGAATTTAATTGTAATAGTATTATAGATTTATCTAGGTGTGTTAATGGGGTTTATTTTACTTTTGAAAATACTTCTGCAAGAATTTTACAAATTGTTTCAGAAAATTAATGTATTTAATAAAACTAAAAAAAAGAGGAATTTAAAACAGGAATTAGAATGATAAAAGTAAAAACAAAAGCTGAGCTAAAAGCACTTTGTGATGATTTGAATGCTAATTTGCAAGATATTGATACGAGTTTAATAAACGATATGAGTGAGCTTTTTAAGGATAGCCTTAGGAGTGATTTTAGCTTTATAAACCATTGGGATACTAGCAATGTAAATGATATGAGCTCTATGTTTGAAAACTGCGTAAATCTAAACGAAAAGCTTGAAATTGATGTAAGTTCTTTAAGATATGCAAATAAGATGTTTTATGCTTGTAATAATCTTGATTTAAAAAACATTAGCTTAATTAACTTTGATATTTTAAAAGTTTTTGAATGCTATTCTATGATAGATGGATGTGCTAATAAGAGTGAGTTTTTGTTTAGTAATTTAAAATTAAATATTAAAAACGCCATAGTAAGTCCTAAAAATAAAGCCGAATTAATGCTACTTGTATGTGATGAAAGTTTGCCTTTAGCTATGATTGATACTGCAAATATTTATGATTTTAGAAATCTTTTTGCGTATTCAACTAGACAAAATTATGATGGATTAAGCAAGCTTAAAAATAAAGCTTTTAAATCAATGTTTTATAAAAGTAATTTTTATAGCGATAAAATAGATGTGAGTGCTTTTTTAGACCCATTAAAAAAAACTTTTAAATACTTTCCAAAAAATAAAAAAGAACTACAAACTTTAATCGCAAATCCAGCTATCAAGCTTAATGAGATAGATACAGGGTTAATTACCGATATGAGCGATTTATTTGGTGGTAGGGCTGATTATGAAGGGGTAGGCGAGTGGGATACTAGCAATGTTGTTAGTATGAGTAGGATGTTTGCTTGGTGCGAAGATTTTAATCAAGGGCTTGAATTTGATACAAAAAATGTAGAAAATATGGAAAATATGTTTTATTATTGTAAAAGTTTTAATCAAAAGCTTGAGTTCAATACTAGTAAGATAGAAAATTTTTTTTCAATTAAGTAATATGTTTGATAATTGCCCAAGTTTAAAAACTTTGCCTAAGTTTTATTTAAAATATTTACAAAATACTTTTTAAGCTAAGGAGAGAAAATGAGTATAAATTCAAAAATTATTGATTTTACAGGACTTTTAGGTAAAAACTTAATTATACCAGACTATCAACGCCCTTATGTTTGGAATGAAAATCATATAAAAACGCTTTTAAAAGATATTGAAAGTAACAAAAATATAACATTGCTAGGTTCTATCGTTTTATACAAAACTAACAAAGTAACAGAAGATAATGAAACAATTTACGAGGTAATAGATGGACAGCAAAGGCTAACCACTATAAAGCTTATTTTGATAGCTTTAGGTAAAGATAATGAGAGTTTTTTTAAAAAACGCCAAATATCATCATCAAATATCGCATATAAATATAAAGAAAAATTACGATTTTTTAAAAGAATATCTAAAAAATAAAACAAATTTTTACGGAAAGCTAGAAAAGATTAATTTTATTTATATTAGCACGAATGATATAAAAAGAGCTTTTGTGTTTTTTGATAATATTAATACCAAAGGTAAAAAGCTAGAAAATTATGATTTAATCAAAGCATATTGGGTATTAAATACCAATAATGATTTAATTAATTACTATGTGAAAAAATATAATGAATTTATTGAAAATGGTAAAAGCAATAAAATATATGAAAGTAACGAAGTGGTTAAAAACTATTTTCAATTTTTCTTAGAAAATTTAGCAATGATTAGAAAATTTGATGATGAGCATAAATTTGATTTTTATTATTATTCTTGGGCTATTGATATTATTGATGAATATTGCAAAATTACACCTTTTAGCACAGGTTTAAATCTAAACAATATAAATGCAAGTTTTGCTAATGGAATTAGCTTTTTTTCTTGGGTTAAAAAACATTATGAAAATAAAGATGTGATAGCTAAAAGTAGCTTTTTAAATAAACTTGTTAAAAGCAATTATCCAAAAAGCAAATATTATGATTATTCTTATATATATACACAATTTGCACTTATCGTATATCTTGATAAATTTCTTGATGGGGATTTTGATAGGGTGGCAAGGATGATTGTAAGGATAATGTATTATAAGGTTATTACAGGTGGAAGGACTGATTATATTTCGCTTGTTGCAGACCTTAGAAGAATTACTAAAATGGTAATAAACTCAAATTGTGAAAATGATTTTATAAAAAGATTAGATAATTTAATAAGATTAGAGGAATATCAAATTAGTTCATTTCAAAGGCTTAAATTTTTAGAGCAAGAATTTAAAAATTATGGTATTTTAGGAGCTTCTTATGAATAGCAAAATCATTAAAATAAGCGAAATAAATCAAAGCCTTGTAATACCGATTTATCAAAGGTTATATGAATGGGATAAAGAGCAAATAAGAATACTTTTAGATGATATTTTAAATGCAAACGAAGAATATTTCATAGGTACAATTACAACTAGCTTAAGAAATAATGAATTAATAATAATTGATGGGCAACAAAGGCTTAGCACTATATTTTTCTTATGTGCTTATATGTGCTATGAAAATAACAAAATGCAAAAAGCTGAAGGGGAATTTGCAAATGCTTTTAATTTTGCGTATTTAGAAAATGAATGTAGATTTAAAATGCCTTTAAGAGAAGATATAACAGATGCTATTTGGGATTATGATTTTAATAATTTAGGCGAGAATATAGACAATGCTTTTAATACTTTTGAAGAGTATTTTAAAGACAATGATAAGTCAAAATTAAACGAAAACCTTTTTAAAAATATCAGAATAAATCTTGTGATTTTAAATGGTATTAATTGTGGCAATTATTTTATAAATATGAATAGCAACTCTCAAGCCCTTGATGAAAGCGATATTTTAAAATCATATTTACTAAATCTCTTAAAAGATGATGATAAATATTTTTATTATTCAAATATTTTAAATGAATGTATGCAAATGGATAAAATAGCTGATTTTAATACAGAATACAAAGCTCTTAGTATAGATGATATTTTAAATACCAAAAATCATGAAAATAATATAAAAATATACGAAAGCCTTATTGATTACCCTACTTTTGTTTTATATGTTTTTAAGATTTTATTTCCAAATAATATAGAAATTAACAAAAACAAATTCTTAGAAAATACTTGGAATAAATTAGAACATTCTAAAGAAAATGCTATAAAAATAATAAATGCTTTAAAAGAATATAGAATTATTTTTGATAGAAGAAGTGTTAGAAAAACTCACGAAGATTATAAGCTTTTAGGAGATTTAAAGGATGCTAAGCTTGAATTGTTTTTAAATTATT from Campylobacter sp. MG1 carries:
- a CDS encoding BspA family leucine-rich repeat surface protein, with the protein product MKKVKTAIELKALCDDLNTNLHDIDTSLITDMSELFKDSSRSDFSFINTWDTSNVVNMSSMFENCINLNEKLEIDVRFLKYADKMFYNCTNLDLRNISFKNFDVSNLNSLAGMLVGCINRAEFITRYLKLNFLNGLLLPNNTSELEFILNDNTIPLNLIDISRLTNTDFVFKHSDRTDFKGVESWSNVNSYTFANSKASDELLKTLNIKAIIVNFKYRPTTKDELIELIKDENIYLGDIDTSLITDMSYLFYRINRRNFSGINKWNTSNVTNMAGMFYGCIYFNESLSLDTRNVTNMVGMFYGCESFNQKLYFNTSNVESMKTMFCGCSKFNQKLDFDTKKVKYFSSMFDNCSSCTQVYEFNCNSIIDLSRCVNGVYFTFENTSARILQIVSEN
- a CDS encoding BspA family leucine-rich repeat surface protein; amino-acid sequence: MIKVKTKAELKALCDDLNANLQDIDTSLINDMSELFKDSLRSDFSFINHWDTSNVNDMSSMFENCVNLNEKLEIDVSSLRYANKMFYACNNLDLKNISLINFDILKVFECYSMIDGCANKSEFLFSNLKLNIKNAIVSPKNKAELMLLVCDESLPLAMIDTANIYDFRNLFAYSTRQNYDGLSKLKNKAFKSMFYKSNFYSDKIDVSAFLDPLKKTFKYFPKNKKELQTLIANPAIKLNEIDTGLITDMSDLFGGRADYEGVGEWDTSNVVSMSRMFAWCEDFNQGLEFDTKNVENMENMFYYCKSFNQKLEFNTSKIENFFSIK
- a CDS encoding DUF262 domain-containing protein, which gives rise to MSINSKIIDFTGLLGKNLIIPDYQRPYVWNENHIKTLLKDIESNKNITLLGSIVLYKTNKVTEDNETIYEVIDGQQRLTTIKLILIALGKDNESFFKKRQISSSNIAYKYKEKLRFFKRISKK
- a CDS encoding DUF262 domain-containing protein is translated as MNSKIIKISEINQSLVIPIYQRLYEWDKEQIRILLDDILNANEEYFIGTITTSLRNNELIIIDGQQRLSTIFFLCAYMCYENNKMQKAEGEFANAFNFAYLENECRFKMPLREDITDAIWDYDFNNLGENIDNAFNTFEEYFKDNDKSKLNENLFKNIRINLVILNGINCGNYFINMNSNSQALDESDILKSYLLNLLKDDDKYFYYSNILNECMQMDKIADFNTEYKALSIDDILNTKNHENNIKIYESLIDYPTFVLYVFKILFPNNIEINKNKFLENTWNKLEHSKENAIKIINALKEYRIIFDRRSVRKTHEDYKLLGDLKDAKLELFLNYLRVARNPSEYLETLLTCKSDEDLFKELKNLDDNLAKNDNLDDLNYNHPNIVYWLQRYEYYLMQDVDFKNNYKNYIANYRFRDINSIEHIYPQSKSKIDDLGNLAVISDSENSQFSDKDFNKKKNIFQNFINEKIIISLKLLEVYSKNSWDLEEINAYHKKMLDILNNSF